The segment GCTCACAGACACACCCCTCCTGCTGTCCATCGCTTTGTGGACGATCACATCAGTGGCCCTTATCTATTTATAAGTGCAGTCCAAAGTCCAAAGTCCAATGCCCAACGCGGAGTGTGAAACCTGAAACTTGAAACCTGAAATTGAAACTCTAGTCTCTGGCTGGAAGAGGAGCGCAGGTGAAACGAGCCAAAGTAGTCGTGCTGAAAACATCTCCCGCGTCGGTGGTTGCCGATTACGGTGAACTTATGAGAAGAGCTGGATACAGGGAGGTTCTGAAACCTGAAATTCCGACACTTATCAAGCTCAACCTTTCCTGGACAAAATACTTCCCAGCCTGCTCATCCCAGCCCTGGCAGGTTCACGGTGTCGTCAAGACCATGATCGATGACGGTTACGAGAGAGACAAGATCATCCCCATTGAGAACAAAACTGTGGTTACAAACCCGATCAAGGGGGCTAACAACAACCGCTGGATGAAGGTACTCGATCAGTATGGGCTGGATTTTGTTCCTCTCCCCGATGTCAAATGGATCAAACACCAGTTTTCGGAGCCTCTCATGAAGTTAAGTGAGATATTTCCGGAAGGTATTGAGGTTCCTGAAATGTTCATGGGAAAAAACGTGGTGCACCTGCCCACCGTCAAGACCCACGGCCACAGCACCACTACCGGCGCCATTAAAAACTCTTTCGGAGGACTCCTGAAGACTGTACGGCACTATGCTCACAAATATATGCATGAAGTGCTGGTGGACCTCATGATAATGCAGAAGGAGCTTCATCCTGCGATCTTTGCCGTTATGGACGGCACCGTTTGCGGTAACGGAGCGGGTCCGCGTACCATGCTGCCTGTGGAAAAAGACTACATCCTGGCCAGTTCAGACAGCGTTGCCATCGATTCCGTAGCCGCTTCCATGATGGGTTTCGACCCCATGACCATTCCCTACCTCCGGATGTGCCACGAGCGCGGCCTGGGGGTCGCTCGCCCTGATGAAATTGAGGTCGAGGGGGAGGATATCGAGGGTGTTAACTTCGGATTTACGGTGAAGCGCAGTTTCGTCATCTGGGGAGACCAGTTGATCCGAAAGGGCTGGCTGCAGCCCATGGAAAAGCTGCTTCTTCATTCCCCTCTGGTGGTATGGGCCCCCTTTGCCTCCAACGTGTATCACGACATGTTCTGGTATCCCACGGTGGGCAGGTCAAGGATCAGACAGTTCAACAAGGGTAAGTGGGGGAGGCTGTTTGACTCCTACGGTTAGACCAAAACGGATCTGGAAGAGCGGGAATATCGCGATCTGGACCGTCCTCTCGGCGGTGGTTGTTTTCATTCTCGTCAGCCTCATTTCCGACCTGGAAACCCTTAAGACAGCCTTGTCGGGTTTTCCCCTGCGCTTCCTTGTGCCTGTAGGTCTTCTTTCTGTCGGTAATTACTTTCTCAGGTATGTAAAGTGGCACTGGTATATGAAGCTCCTGGACCACAGGATAGACCGGTTCCCAAACTTGCTGGTATTCCTCAGCGGTTTTGCCCTCACCGTCACACCCGGTAAAGTAGGGGAGTTCATTAAGGCCTATATCGTCAAAGAGCGCTTTAACGTTCCCTACACCGCCTCCACAGCGGTGCTC is part of the bacterium genome and harbors:
- a CDS encoding DUF362 domain-containing protein, translated to MKRAKVVVLKTSPASVVADYGELMRRAGYREVLKPEIPTLIKLNLSWTKYFPACSSQPWQVHGVVKTMIDDGYERDKIIPIENKTVVTNPIKGANNNRWMKVLDQYGLDFVPLPDVKWIKHQFSEPLMKLSEIFPEGIEVPEMFMGKNVVHLPTVKTHGHSTTTGAIKNSFGGLLKTVRHYAHKYMHEVLVDLMIMQKELHPAIFAVMDGTVCGNGAGPRTMLPVEKDYILASSDSVAIDSVAASMMGFDPMTIPYLRMCHERGLGVARPDEIEVEGEDIEGVNFGFTVKRSFVIWGDQLIRKGWLQPMEKLLLHSPLVVWAPFASNVYHDMFWYPTVGRSRIRQFNKGKWGRLFDSYG